A region from the Spea bombifrons isolate aSpeBom1 chromosome 7, aSpeBom1.2.pri, whole genome shotgun sequence genome encodes:
- the BCKDK gene encoding 3-methyl-2-oxobutanoate dehydrogenase [lipoamide] kinase, mitochondrial, which translates to MLRGSLEFLRKGVLLPPLRVAFLPRCSQSSSATDHNHVELARERSKTVTSFYNQSGIDSAAEKASVRLTPTTMLYSGRSQDGSHILKSARYLHKELPVRIAHRIKGFRSLPFIIGCNPTILHVHELYIRAFQKLSEFPPITDHETESQYCKLLRQLLDDHKDVVTQLAEGMRESRKHIQDEKVIRFFLDKTLTSRLGIRMLATHHLSLHEDKPDFVGIICTRLSPKKIIEKWVDFARRLCEHKYGNAPRVRINGHVAARFPFIPMPLDYILPELLKNAMRATMESHMDTPYNVPDISITIANNDIDLIIRISDRGGGIPHDHLERVMDYHFTTAETSAQDPRINPIFGNMVDMVNSGQSGPMHGFGFGLPTSRAYAEYLGGFLCIQSLQGIGTDVYLRLKHIDGKEESFRI; encoded by the exons ATGCTGCGGGGGAGCCTCGAGTTCCTGCGGAAGGGGGTCTTGTTGCCCCCTCTCCGTGTGGCGTTTCTACCACGGTGTTCACAGTCCAGCTCCGCCACGGACCACAACCACGTCGAGCTGGCACGCGAGCGCTCAAAGACCGTCACTTCCTTCTACAACCAGTCCGGCATTGACTCGGCTGCCGAGAAG GCGTCTGTCCGTCTTACTCCGACCACCATGCTGTATTCGGGGCGCTCCCAGGACGGCAGCCATATTCTG AAGAGCGCTCGCTACCTGCACAAGGAGCTGCCGGTCCGCATCGCTCACCGGATTAAAGGTTTCCGGAGCCTCCCTTTTATCATTGGCTGTAACCCCACCATCCTGCACGTG CACGAGCTCTACATCCGCGCGTTCCAGAAGCTGAGCGAGTTTCCTCCG ATCACCGATCACGAGACAGAGAGCCAGTACTGCAAACTTCTCCGGCAGCTGCTCGACGATCACAAGGACGTGGTCACTCAGCTGGCAGAGGGCATGAGGGAGAGCCGCAAACATATCCAG GATGAAAAGGTTATCCGCTTCTTCCTGGATAAGACTCTGACGTCGAGGCTGGGGATCCGCATGCTGGCGACGCATCACCTCTCTCTGCATGAGGACAAG CCGGACTTCGTGGGGATCATCTGCACCCGTCTGTCGCCCAAGAAGATCATTGAGAAGTGGGTGGATTTTGCCAG GCGCCTGTGTGAACACAAGTACGGGAACGCCCCGCGCGTCCGCATCAACGGCCACGTCGCCGCGCGCTTCCCCTTCATTCCGATGCCGCTGGATTATATCCTCCCCGAGCTGCTGAAGAACGCCATGCG GGCGACCATGGAAAGCCACATGGACACCCCGTACAACGTCCCCGACATCTCCATCACCATCGCCAACAACGACATCGACCTCATAATCAG GATCTCGGATCGGGGCGGTGGGATCCCCCACGATCACCTGGAGAGGGTGATGGATTACCACTTCACCACGGCCGAGACCAGCGCCCAGGACCCCCGCATCAACCCCATCTTCGGGAACATGGTGGACATGGTGAACAGCGGCCAGTCGGGTCCGATGCACGG GTTTGGATTCGGACTCCCCACGTCCCGAGCATACGCAGAATACCTAGGGGGGTTCCTCTGCATCCAGTCTCTCCAGGGGATCGGGACGGATGTCTACCTGCGCCTCAAACATATCGACGGAAAAGAAGAGAGCTTCCGCATCTAA
- the LOC128501148 gene encoding nuclear factor 7, brain-like, whose product MASTATTELEKAEAVCAEEVESNPEEPGEEEEDAENGEEGAGEEDEEEEEEEVKVGNTYPCRRADGNLHDAEIVKTRMNKQAGKEEFYVHYAGLNRRQNEWVDKTRLVLAKAAKEDPKEEANGTDREMTDVTEQPEAKPAQKRKIEEPEPEVKKVKVEEPALNSSLVGPGGDFAEELTCPLCVELFKDPVMVECGHNFCRSCIDKAWNGHDSFSCPECKEVISEHKYTTNRALANLVKKTAVTSVTPVEKKARVPENCPEHDERLKLYCKDDGMLGCVICRDSLKHASHNFLPILDAVGVYREELSAIVAPLEASLKVTEQLAGQQNEKITQHKSNVSEYKQHIESEFEKLHTFLKEKEAKLLEQLQEQGDSLLEEMESNMIKMQENRDCIKKTISVANERLGDKDSISFLTDIKSFIDKCVEHQRDMVSSGNTILSKDLSQGTFKGPIQYMVWKEMKSFIVPYLAPMMLDPSTAHPNLLLSDGLTSVKYGDAKLPLPDNPKRFSQCILVLGAQGFDSGRHYWEVEVGDKTAWDVGMASESSNRKGKIKLNPKNGYWAIWLRNGNAYKALESPSKALTLNAKPRKIGVYVDYEGGQVSFYNADDMSAIYTFNATFTEKLYPYLSPFLHDSGKNTEPLRLLHN is encoded by the exons ATGGCCTCCACCGCAACCACCGAGCTCGAAAAGGCCGAGGCTGTGTGTGCAGAGGAGGTGGAAAGTAACCCAGAGGAGCccggagaggaagaggaggacgCAGAGAATGGAGAGGAGGGAGCGGGGgaggaagacgaagaagaggaggaggaagaagtcAAAGTCGGGAACACGTATCCCTGCAGGAGAGCAGACGGCAACCTCC ATGATGCTGAGATAGTGAAGACTCGGATGAACAAGCAGGCCGGAAAGGAGGAATTCTACGTTCATTACGCCGGCT TGAACCGACGCCAAAACGAGTGGGTGGACAAAACGAGGTTGGTGTTGGCCAAAGCGGCAAAAGAGGATCCCAAGGAGGAGGCGAATGGCACTGACCGGGAGATGACTGACGTCACGGAGCAGCCCGAGGCGAAGCCTGCGCAGAAAAGGAAGATTGAGGAGCCAGAGCCTGAAGTGAAG AAGGTTAAGGTGGAGGAGCCCGCGTTAAACTCGTCCCTCGTCGGCCCCGGCGGGGACTTCGCGGAGGAGCTGACCTGCCCGCTGTGTGTCGAACTTTTCAAGGATCCTGTGATGGTCGAATGCGGCCACAATTTCTGCCGGAGCTGCATCGACAAGGCGTGGAACGGCCACGATTCGTTCTCGTGTCCCGAATGCAAGGAAGTGATATCCGAACACAAGTACACCACCAACCGGGCTCTGGCCAACCTCGTCAAGAAAACGGCCGTCACTTCCGTGACTCCTGTCGAGAAAAAGGCGCGTGTCCCGGAGAACTGCCCAGAGCACGACGAGAGGCTAAAGCTTTACTGTAAGGATGACGGCATGTTGGGCTGCGTCATCTGCCGGGACTCCCTCAAGCATGCGAGCCACAACTTCCTACCCATCCTGGATGCCGTGGGGGTGTACAGG GAAGAGCTCTCTGCCATCGTGGCCCCTCTGGAGGCTTCCCTGAAAGTGACTGAGCAGCTGGCCGGCCAGCAGAACGAAAAGATCACCCAGCACAAG AGCAATGTGTCCGAGTACAAGCAGCACATCGAATCCGAGTTCGAAAAGCTGCACACGTTCCTGAAGGAGAAAGAAGCCAAACTTCTGGAGCAGCTGCAGGAGCAGGGAGACAGTCTGCTGGAGGAAATGGAGTCCAATATGATCAAGATGCAGGAGAACCGAGACTGCATCAAGAAAACCATCTCTGTGGCCAACGAGAGACTGGGAGACAAAGATTCGATCTCCTTCCTCACG gACATCAAGTCATTCATCGACAA GTGTGTGGAACATCAGAGGGACATGGTGTCCTCCGGCAACACCATACTTTCCAAAGACCTGTCTCAAGGAACCTTTAAGGGCCCGATCCAGTACATGGTGTGGAAGGAGATGAAGTCGTTCATTGTTCCAT ACCTCGCTCCCATGATGCTGGACCCCAGCACTGCGCACCCCAACCTGCTGCTGTCCGACGGACTGACCAGCGTGAAGTACGGTGATGCCAAGCTGCCGCTGCCGGACAACCCCAAGCGCTTCAGCCAGTGCATCCTGGTCCTGGGCGCGCAGGGCTTCGATTCCGGGCGCCACTACTGGGAGGTCGAAGTGGGAGACAAGACCGCCTGGGACGTCGGGATGGCCAGCGAGTCCAGCAATCGCAAGGGCAAAATCAAGCTCAACCCGAAAAACGGCTACTGGGCGATATGGCTGCGAAACGGTAATGCGTACAAAGCCCTGGAATCCCCCTCCAAGGCCCTGACGCTAAACGCCAAACCTCGCAAAATCGGGGTGTACGTGGATTACGAGGGCGGCCAGGTGTCCTTCTACAACGCCGACGACATGTCCGCCATCTACACGTTCAACGCCACTTTCACCGAGAAGCTGTACCCGTACCTTTCCCCGTTCCTGCACGACTCCGGCAAGAACACGGAGCCCCTGCGCCTTCTGCACAACTGA
- the KAT8 gene encoding histone acetyltransferase KAT8, with product MEDPSPEERTSSPANLREHMASHEDGLGRGSVKDEEEEEAGGESGVSAGRDPEVTVEIGETYLCRRADNTWHSAEVIQSRLNEQEGREEFYVHYVGFNRRLDEWVDKNRLALTKTVKDAVQKNTDQYLSELSEQPERKITRNQKRKHDEINHVQKTYAEMDPTTAALEKEHEAITKVKYVDKIHIGNYEIDAWYFSPFPEDYGKQPKLWVCEYCLKYMKYEKSYRYHLGLCQWRQPPGKEIYRKSNISVYEVDGKDHKIYCQNLCLLAKLFLDHKTLYFDVEPFVFYILTEVDRQGAHIVGYFSKEKESPDGNNVACILTLPPYQRRGYGKFLIAFSYELSKLESTVGSPEKPLSDLGKLSYRSYWSWVLLEILRDFRGTLSIKDLSQMTSITQNDIIGTLQSLNMVKYWKGQHVICVTPKLVEEHLKSAQYKKPPITVDSHNLKWAPPKHKLLKTSKK from the exons ATGGAAGATCCCTCCCCCGAGGAGCGGACGAGCTCCCCCGCCAACCTGCGGGAGCACATGGCGTCCCACGAGGACGGCCTCGGACGGGGCAGCGTGaaagacgaggaggaggaagaggccGGCGGGGAGAGCGGAGTCTCGGCGGGGAGAGACCCTGAGGTGACGGTGGAGATCGGAGAGACGTATCTGTGCCGACGAGCCGACAACACGTGGC ATTCCGCCGAAGTGATCCAGTCGCGGCTGAACGAGCAGGAGGGCCGCGAGGAGTTCTACGTCCATTACGTGGGCT TTAACAGGCGGCTGGACGAATGGGTCGATAAAAACCGCCTGGCGCTGACCAAGACCGTGAAAGACGCCGTCCAGAAGAACACGGATCAGTACCTGAGCGAGCTCTCCGAGCAGCCGGAGCGCAAGATCACCCGCAACCAGAAGCGGAAGCACGATGAGATCAACCACGTGCAGAAG ACGTATGCGGAGATGGATCCGACAACGGCCGCCCTGGAGAAGGAGCACGAGGCG ATCACGAAGGTGAAATACGTGGACAAAATCCACATCGGGAATTACGAGATCGACGCCTGGTACTTCTCGCCGTTCCCCGAGGATTATGGGAAGCAGCCGAAGCTGTGGGTGTGCGAGTACTGCCTGAAGTACATGAAGTATGAGAAGAGCTACCGCTATCACCTG GGGCTCTGCCAGTGGCGACAGCCTCCAGGGAAGGAAATTTACCGGAAGAGCAACATCTCCGTGTACGAAGTCGACGGGAAGGACCACAAGATCTACTGCCAGAACCTCTGTCTCCTGGCCAAACTCTTCCTGGATCACAAGACTCTGTACTTCGACGTGGAGCCCTTCGTCTTCTACATCCTGACCGAGGTGGACCGCCAGGGCGCCCACATCGTGGGGTATTTCTCCAAG GAGAAGGAATCTCCGGACGGAAACAACGTGGCGTGCATCCTCACCCTCCCCCCGTACCAGCGGCGCGGCTACGGCAAGTTCCTCATCGCTTTCA GTTACGAGCTCTCCAAGCTGGAAAGCACGGTGGGGTCACCGGAGAAGCCCCTCTCTGACCTGGGCAAGTTGAGTTACAGAAGCTACTGGTCCTGGGTCCTGCTGGAGATATTACGGGACTTCCGAGGGACGTTGTCCATCAAGGACTTGAG TCAGATGACAAGCATCACGCAGAATGACATCATCGGGACCCTGCAATCCCTCAACATGGTCAAGTACTGGAAAGGGCAGCATGTCATCTGTGTCACCCCCAAACTGGTGGAGGAACATCTGAAGAGCGCGCAGTACAAGAAGCCACCAATCACAG TGGATTCTCACAATCTGAAGTGGGCGCCCCCAAAACACAAACTGCTGAAAACGTCCAAGAAATGA
- the PRSS8 gene encoding prostasin has product MGRLAFLCTLLVLLGGTRLASCQVHSRIVGGEDARADEWPWQASINYNGEHACGGSLISTEWVLSAAHCFPGDHELTGYAVKVGALSLGSPSPNEQLRNVAEVKKNPSYSEDSSQGDLALVRLSAPVTLSSAVQPVSLPAAGVQFPVGMKCKVTGWGNVRQGASLPEPRTLQVGEVALVGRQTCNCLYHINPTSATLGYIQQDMICAGSAQGSVDACQGDSGGPLSCQVNGNWYQAGVVSWGDECGAPNRPGVYILTSVYADWIRSVVPDARIESVTVDLPPAPENESGCVGADGVFYPNGAPVFLVTFAALPLYWLTVYLLSSS; this is encoded by the exons ATGGGACGCTTGGCATTTCTCTGCACTCTGCTGGTGCTGCTGGGAG GCACTCGCTTGGCATCATGTCAAG ttcACAGCCGCATTGTTGGTGGAGAAGACGCTCGGGCTGATGAGTGGCCGTGGCAGGCCAGTATAAATTACAACGGTGAGCATGCGTGCGGGGGGTCTCTGATCTCAACGGAGTGGGTCCTATCTGCCGCTCACTGCTTTCCAGG agACCACGAGCTTACTGGTTACGCGGTTAAAGTGGGGGCCCTCAGCCTGGGATCCCCGAGCCCCAACGAACAGCTGAGGAACGTGGCGGAGGTGAAGAAAAACCCTTCCTACTCGGAGGACAGCTCGCAGGGGGACCTGGCGCTCGTCCGGCTCAGCGCCCCCGTCACCCTCTCCAGTGCCGTTCAGCCCGTTTCCCTGCCGGCCGCCGGGGTCCAGTTCCCGGTGGGCATGAAATGCAAAGTGACCGGATGGGGGAACGTACGCCAAGGAG CCTCGCTGCCAGAGCCGCGCACGCTGCAAGTCGGAGAGGTGGCGCTCGTCGGCAGGCAGACCTGTAACTGCCTCTATCACATCAACCCCACGTCGGCCACCTTGGGGTACATCCAGCAGGACATGATCTGCGCTGGATCCGCACAGGGATCTGTCGACGCCTGCCAG GGCGACTCCGGAGGGCCCCTCTCCTGCCAGGTGAATGGTAACTGGTACCAAGCAGGGGTCGTCAGCTGGGGTGATGAGTGCGGGGCCCCAAACAGACCCGGAGTCTACATTCTGACCAGCGTCTACGCCGACTGGATCCGCAGCGTGGTGCCCGACGCTCGCATCGAATCCGTCACGGTCGACCTGCCCCCTGCTCCAGAGAACGAGAGCGGATGCGTCGGGGCAGACGGCGTGTTTTACCCCAACGGAGCCCCCGTGTTTCTGGTGACCTTTGCCGCTCTCCCGCTGTACTGGTTGACGGTGTATCTCCTGAGCAGCTCCTAA